From Triticum urartu cultivar G1812 chromosome 2, Tu2.1, whole genome shotgun sequence, a single genomic window includes:
- the LOC125536889 gene encoding uncharacterized protein LOC125536889, with amino-acid sequence MCVNFTNLGKACPQDPFPLPRIDQIVDFTSECGLLCFLDAFSGYHQIKMEVEDEEKTAFLTPCGVYCYTYIPFGLCNAGATFQRLMHIALGQQLRRNAEAYVDDIVVKSREARTLIQDLEETFASLRQVDLRLNLEKCMFGVPSGKPGGVALVPAGKLAASVDLHLRDLPASSFHRSRAEPVASTMSPSYSSSLRGLVLSAAAASPSGSPIQSIHSNRPTTFFLRSNPATSLDFRRRPTTAPDPSRPRPSQLRPAASLYLINQPDHPIRAALPTRLRPLLAGPPRLQRREARRSWLVPAGKLAAAVDLHLRDLPASSFHRSRAESVASTMSPSYSSSLRVRASRRPAAKSQRASPKELCLLAKSSAYPLVRDRGRRRQLAARRSQQDSSRPPKYLTGGRLRRPPTPLLRPFSELAALCFSVEQDGQRCTARWRALDGPRVGPARLSRPAR; translated from the exons ATGTGTGTCAATTTCACCAACCTCGGCAAAGCTTGCCCTCAAGACCCATTCCCgctgccgcgcattgaccagattgtcgACTTCACTTCCGAGTGCGGCCTGCTGTGTTTCCTGGATGCAttctcaggctaccaccagatcaagatggagGTGGAAGACGAggaaaagacagccttcctgaccccgtgtggggtgtactgctacacctacATACCATTCGGGCTGTGCAACGCAGGAGCAACCTTCCAACGActgatgcacatcgccctggGGCAGCAGCTCAGAAGAAACGCTGAGGCCTAtgtcgacgacattgtggtgaaatcACGGGAGGCAAGAACTCTGATTCAGGACCTGGAGGAGACATTCGCGAGCCTGCGccaggtggacttgcggctcaaccTGGAGAAGTGCATGTTTGGTGTCCCTTCAG GGAAGCCCGGAGGAGTTGCGCTCGTCCCCGCCGGCAAGCTCGCAGCCTCCGTGGATCTTCACCTCCGCGACCTCCCTGCTTCATCTTTTCACCGGAGTCGTGCCGAGCCCGTCGCCAGCACCATGTCACCCTCGTACTCCTCGTCGCTCCGA ggacttGTCCTTTCAGCCGCCGCCGCATCTCCCTCGGGATCCCCGATCCAATCCATCCACTCCAACCGGCCAACCACCTTCTTCCTCAGATCCAATCCAGCAACCTCCCTGGATTTCCGCCGCCGACCAACCACAGCTCCCGATCCCTCGCGCCCGAGGCCCAGCCAGCTGCGCCCCGCTGCCTCTCTGTACCTCATCAACCAGCCTGACCACCCGATCCGTGCCGCTCTGCCGACTCGTCTCCGGCCCCTGCTTGCCGGACCACCCCGCCTCCAGCGCCG GGAAGCCCGGAGGAGTTGGCTCGTCCCCGCCGGCAAGCTCGCAGCCGCCGTGGATCTTCACCTCCGCGACCTCCCTGCTTCTTCTTTTCACCGGAGTCGTGCCGAGTCCGTCGCCAGCACCATGTCACCCTCGTACTCCTCGTCGCTCCGAGTCCGCGCAAGCCGTCGCCCTGCCGCCAAGTCCCAGCGCGCATCGCCGAAGGAACTCTGCCTCCTCGCCAAATCCAGCGCCTACCCCCTCGTCCGTGACCGCGGCCGCCGCCGGCAACTAGCAGCTCGCCGGAGCCAGCAGGACTCCTCCCGGCCACCCAAGTACCTCACCGGAGGTCGCCTGCGTCGCCCGCCGACTCCCCTGCTTCGCCCCTTCTCTGAACTTGCCGCGCTCTGTTTCTCTGTCGAACAAGATGGGCAGCGCTGTACCGCTCGCTGGCGTGCGCTAGATGGGCCTCGCGTCGGCCCAGCGCGCCTAAGCCGGCCTGCCCGCTAG